AAATCCGTCTTAACGTGGCTAATATCAAACCAATGGCGATATCAGCAACATCATCTGTCAAGACATCAGGCGTGTTGGTAACTCTAATCCCTTTCTCCTTACAATACCCCAAATCTATCTTGTCCAACCCAACACTAAAACTTGACACGATTTCCACACCGGGTAACGAGTCGATGAGTTGTCGGTCTGCACCGATGTTAGTGTCCCCGACAACGGCTCGGATGGAAGCGGAATTGTGTTTGAAGAAGTCGGGTTTGTTTTGGATGGTCCAGAGACGGAAGAGGTTGAAGCGGGTGTCGAGTTGTTGTTCGAGGTATGAAGACATTGGGTATGTCATGAGCACACCCAtgggctgctgctgctgctgttcCATGATGTTtggttttgttgattttttattGGCTAGTGCTAGTCAGTAAATAATGTCCGAGGACGTGTTTGGGGATTTATAAATGATTGCTCTGTTACCTAATCCAAAATTACTCGTAATGCACACTATGTTTATTAACTTGAAATGTCATTAGAGTATTTAAATCGATAAAACAAGAATTTTTCCGAAGTCATGTCATCAGATACTTATCATTGTAAATgttaagtttataaaaatttaacttaTATAAACCATCAAGTCTTAATTTATCTTTTCATAAGCTTATCATTGTCAATGTCCTATAAACCATGTCACGTTTCAGTCTAATATTGCTTCTTTTTAATTATCAAATACGAGTATCAAGTTAATTCACTTggtgaaaaaaaaacacacacacaagaaTTTGACTCGTAAAAACATGGAAAGGAAAACAAGAGCCTGCAACTCACCCTTTCAGGCTTTCAGCTATCAAACTCATAATAACTAACTACGTCTTGTTTAGTCGAACAAAAAGGAATACAAACTTCAACGACTGCTCGAGTTTTACGCTTTATATTGCGTACTGATCTGAGCCAGATTCTAAAGATCTATAGcagaaaatgaaaacataaaacTATTTGACTACTACAAACATAAGGTTAACACATCATATACAAACTTCAGTCAAGTCTGGCCTTTTCTCGTCTTCTTCTTCCTGCTCCTTTGATGCTGTATTAGTTTCAGATTTCTTACCGTTATCCTTTTTCTCTCCTATCTTTAACCCTTGCAATCCATCAACACATGATTTCTCTGGCTCATCTGGCACATCTGGTTCCACCACCTTATCTGGCATACCCTCTCTGCTGCCCACGACCACCTCGTCTCCAGTCATTGCAGGTAACCCAGCACCTTTCTTTGGCACACAAGCGCCGGGCAGACCAGCCTCAGATGTGACTCCGGTGAGCTTATCACCGGAAGTTCCATTATAAGGCCATGGGTCGTTAACACATTCTTCGTCAGATTCATCATCTGATGTGTGGAAAATACGTGAGCGAACTGCAGTAGCAGCTTTGAGAAAGGCTTCTTGTATAGAGTCTGGGGGGAGTGCACAGTCCTCAAGACCTGCGTCTTCAAGACGAGGCGGCTGGATTTTATTCAACAGGCTACCAACCTTCGCTTCCCCAGTGGCTTCCATCAGTCAATTCTTAAAAGTTCAACCCCTAGCACATGAAAcaataaatgaatataaaaagaatatatggaACCAGAGCTCAATGACAAATAAACGTATAGTAAGTATTCTGAACGgaaaatccgaggtcactgtttTAACCCCCTGTATCATATTAAGCAAGACTGGCCTGTCGTGGAAACACCGCATATTTTTTTAAGACAACATTATTCATCGTGAGTTGCAAATATATAATAAGACAAGAAGATCAATATTCAGATCTGCATATCAAGTGACAGACACTTATGGAAacgttttcattttttcaactttcttttttttcccagATAAAACACAAAttgctaaaaataaaaaagaaattaacaaGTATCATGCAATCAAATCAGTTTTTGACCACACCATCTTAAAGTGGCAATAATTAACTTAAGTGAAAAGAATATATGATGTTACCCATATGAAGGCAGTTCTGTACTTTCGATATAAAAATGCAAACAAAGCATCAGCTAAGGTTGCATTTAGTTGGAGAAAACTTTCTACAGTTTTATGTTTCTAGCTTTTGAAATAACCGAGGAGACTTTTTTATCTCTTGAATACTATTTAAAAGTTGTAAGTGTGTTCGAATACTACTGCAACTCTAATtcagaaaacatgttcaaatagATAGGTTCTCATCAGTTTTCTAATTGgtattgttaaaaataaattagactACAAAATATACAACATCATCACTATACGCAAATATGCGTAATACACTTAGTCAGCTTAATAATAGCATGAGCATTCATCTGAAATTAATGTTACATACTTGTATGATCTAACTTCAAATACTTATAGCCACTTATGTTATCATCACTTGGTTGATTTTATATATCTGAATTCTTATGTTAccattaatatttcaaaaaaataaaaatttgactTAAAAGTCAGAACCTGCCCCTAAGTGCAAGAAAATGACTAACACAAACTGAAATTACCGGAAACTAAGTTGATGAAAAACTTGATTGTAACAAACACTGAATCAAATGTATATACAACTTGCAAGAAATCTGATGG
The sequence above is drawn from the Erigeron canadensis isolate Cc75 chromosome 4, C_canadensis_v1, whole genome shotgun sequence genome and encodes:
- the LOC122596584 gene encoding uncharacterized protein LOC122596584; this translates as MEATGEAKVGSLLNKIQPPRLEDAGLEDCALPPDSIQEAFLKAATAVRSRIFHTSDDESDEECVNDPWPYNGTSGDKLTGVTSEAGLPGACVPKKGAGLPAMTGDEVVVGSREGMPDKVVEPDVPDEPEKSCVDGLQGLKIGEKKDNGKKSETNTASKEQEEEDEKRPDLTEVCI